One Leptospira noumeaensis DNA window includes the following coding sequences:
- the batB gene encoding VWA domain-containing protein BatB: protein MITLSSIATTAILVISIWILVFSGKLYLNIKANSFRIQNPNLRNRIFTANTKIYIIRIVCLLLSLSFAFYSLFKIKSTEVESVKEFESADILFVVDVSLSMNTTDVSPNRLKRFQDLALRILPNLKGNRLGIIVFAGQSFSFCPLTTDIAAVSDYIQALGVEMVGSKGTNLSLALERLNKIRKKNNHVTSQITVVVSDGEDHENQTLPPIEGEVIVWGIGTEEGGFIEYRDPGTGRGGYVTKDAGISNSQTDSNLVISKMNVERLESIANQNHGTYYDVSLYADGAYALLDIVQTAKKKKIQSIERFKNEDGAHPFLIASIIFLFLERISNLFLQKLPKGIYKILFILLLLRVSHLEAWELDPGGNSIERGAKAYEQKKYTESQKEFEKAKEYIPDDPRLFYNESATAYQEGRYKEAIGIAEKILTHPKSGNDLKAKTHFSLGNIYSKLGDKKNALKSYSKTLEIDPNHLSAKKNIEHLTKKRESSQSQNPNNTEPKPNKPQEEQNKNRKEEKSDAERILDPFSQDSILKNKKGGYSDNEKFW from the coding sequence ATGATTACATTAAGTTCCATTGCAACGACAGCAATCCTTGTAATCTCAATTTGGATTTTAGTATTTTCTGGAAAATTATATTTAAATATAAAAGCAAATTCCTTTCGAATCCAAAACCCAAATTTAAGAAATCGAATCTTTACAGCGAATACCAAAATTTACATAATTCGAATTGTCTGTTTATTACTTTCTCTCTCCTTCGCGTTTTATTCCTTATTCAAAATCAAATCAACGGAAGTGGAATCCGTGAAAGAGTTTGAATCGGCAGATATCCTATTTGTAGTCGATGTCAGTTTGTCAATGAATACCACTGACGTAAGTCCCAATCGATTAAAACGGTTTCAAGATTTAGCTTTAAGAATCTTACCTAACTTAAAAGGAAATCGATTAGGAATTATTGTTTTTGCGGGCCAATCCTTTTCTTTTTGCCCACTAACAACGGATATAGCGGCAGTTTCCGATTATATTCAAGCTTTAGGTGTAGAAATGGTCGGATCCAAGGGAACAAACCTTTCTTTGGCCTTGGAAAGGTTAAACAAAATTAGAAAAAAAAACAATCACGTTACTTCACAAATAACCGTCGTGGTTTCCGATGGAGAGGATCATGAAAACCAAACCTTACCACCTATCGAAGGAGAGGTGATTGTTTGGGGAATTGGAACAGAAGAAGGTGGATTCATAGAATATCGTGACCCAGGAACCGGACGAGGGGGTTATGTTACAAAGGATGCAGGGATTTCGAATTCACAAACAGACTCTAATCTAGTCATTTCTAAAATGAATGTAGAACGATTGGAATCGATCGCCAATCAAAACCATGGAACCTATTATGATGTTTCTCTGTATGCAGATGGAGCATATGCACTTTTGGATATTGTACAAACAGCAAAAAAGAAAAAAATACAATCCATTGAAAGGTTTAAAAATGAAGACGGAGCCCATCCATTTCTAATTGCCTCTATCATTTTTTTATTTTTAGAAAGAATCTCAAACCTATTTCTGCAAAAACTTCCGAAAGGAATTTATAAAATTCTATTTATACTTTTACTTCTTAGAGTCAGTCATTTAGAAGCATGGGAATTGGATCCGGGTGGAAATTCCATTGAACGAGGTGCGAAGGCCTACGAGCAAAAAAAATATACAGAAAGCCAAAAGGAATTCGAAAAAGCAAAAGAATACATCCCTGATGACCCAAGGCTATTTTACAATGAATCGGCAACCGCTTACCAAGAAGGTAGGTACAAAGAGGCAATCGGTATCGCTGAAAAAATTCTAACCCATCCCAAATCAGGCAATGATTTAAAGGCCAAAACTCATTTTAGCCTAGGAAATATCTATTCCAAATTAGGTGACAAAAAAAACGCATTAAAATCATATTCTAAAACTTTAGAAATAGACCCAAACCACCTATCTGCTAAAAAAAACATTGAACACTTAACAAAAAAAAGGGAATCAAGCCAAAGTCAAAATCCAAACAACACCGAGCCAAAACCAAACAAACCTCAGGAAGAACAAAACAAGAATCGGAAGGAAGAAAAATCAGATGCAGAAAGAATTTTAGATCCTTTTTCGCAAGATTCCATTCTAAAAAATAAAAAGGGAGGATATTCAGATAATGAAAAATTTTGGTAA
- the batA gene encoding VWA domain-containing protein BatA: protein MDQFQRPYLLFLIIPLLLLGIYQWRKKPFGSVLLIQSDRFKKSESFIPINFRALVSKLTELIFYIAGIFLIIASAGPGEKFKLTPDITNGIDIMIALDISGSMVNSYDFLPKNRLVVSKDLLKAFIQKRLYDRIGIVVFAGAAYLQSPLSNDRYALDELISETSDEDISEQGTAIGDALVLSTYRLKDSSAKSKIIILLTDGVSNTGKLDPETASYAAKTFGIRVYCIGIGKEESQYEVNYESLEKISESTNGKFFRAESPEILGEVLNEINGLETVELPSKPMEIHETHFPKFLFVFFILLGVVGFLMVYPFTEKL from the coding sequence ATGGATCAATTCCAAAGGCCATACCTCTTATTTTTAATCATCCCTCTATTGTTACTTGGGATTTACCAATGGAGAAAAAAACCCTTCGGATCCGTCCTACTCATCCAATCGGATCGGTTCAAAAAATCCGAATCTTTCATTCCCATCAACTTTCGCGCGTTAGTATCAAAATTAACCGAATTAATATTTTACATAGCGGGAATTTTTTTAATTATAGCTTCTGCAGGACCTGGAGAAAAATTCAAATTAACACCTGACATTACAAATGGAATCGATATCATGATCGCACTCGATATTTCAGGTTCCATGGTCAACTCCTACGACTTTTTACCAAAAAATCGGTTAGTGGTTTCCAAAGATTTGCTGAAGGCATTCATCCAAAAACGTTTGTATGATAGAATCGGGATTGTAGTGTTTGCGGGAGCCGCATACTTACAATCCCCTCTATCAAATGATAGGTACGCGTTAGATGAACTTATCTCAGAAACGTCGGACGAAGATATCAGCGAACAAGGGACAGCTATCGGCGATGCTTTGGTTCTGTCTACATACAGACTAAAAGACTCCAGTGCAAAATCTAAAATTATCATTCTACTCACAGATGGAGTGTCAAACACCGGCAAATTAGATCCAGAAACTGCATCCTACGCAGCAAAAACCTTTGGAATTAGAGTTTATTGTATTGGAATCGGAAAAGAAGAAAGTCAATACGAAGTAAACTACGAATCCTTAGAAAAAATTTCAGAAAGCACAAATGGAAAATTTTTCCGCGCGGAATCCCCGGAAATTTTAGGGGAGGTGCTAAACGAAATCAACGGATTAGAAACAGTGGAACTTCCGTCTAAACCTATGGAAATTCACGAAACACATTTCCCAAAATTTTTATTCGTTTTCTTTATATTGTTAGGAGTGGTGGGTTTCCTTATGGTATACCCGTTCACGGAAAAACTATGA
- a CDS encoding LB_053 family protein produces MAKYIILFLVISIPIFGTPKETVLETDIYVGDTVHYQIELSESTEVDLNIEEGEIYEDDTMPSYKISNVIKKESKLEATVIFFKPGSFVLPVSWIQNNINQRSSLSIKVKSQLLGSETDIEDIEPPLVFSGPYFFRLLIILIITAINLYLLYALYLYWRSKPKVVDAFWEKRPVFEETTKRLHLIETYLESEVIFEKELAFKISEYLKEVYSKKLETNFLGKTDSEFLVDLSNRTHIENSTLRDLRIYFRKTKYDENHTVLDKQSGRSIWEKIKKEFEI; encoded by the coding sequence ATGGCTAAATACATCATTTTATTTTTAGTAATTTCTATTCCAATATTTGGCACTCCAAAAGAGACTGTCTTAGAAACAGATATCTATGTGGGAGATACAGTTCATTACCAAATCGAGTTATCAGAATCTACAGAAGTAGATTTAAATATTGAGGAAGGTGAAATTTACGAAGATGATACAATGCCTTCCTATAAAATTTCCAATGTGATTAAAAAAGAATCCAAATTAGAAGCTACCGTTATTTTTTTTAAACCAGGTAGTTTCGTTTTACCTGTTTCTTGGATACAAAATAATATAAACCAAAGATCATCACTTTCTATTAAAGTGAAGTCACAACTACTCGGTTCAGAAACCGATATCGAAGATATTGAGCCACCACTTGTTTTTTCAGGGCCCTATTTTTTTCGTTTATTGATCATCCTAATCATCACGGCTATCAATCTATATTTACTCTATGCATTATATTTATACTGGAGATCCAAACCAAAAGTTGTAGATGCATTCTGGGAAAAAAGGCCCGTCTTCGAAGAAACTACCAAACGTTTACACCTTATTGAGACCTATCTAGAATCCGAAGTTATCTTCGAAAAAGAGTTGGCATTTAAAATTAGCGAATACCTCAAAGAAGTTTATTCCAAAAAATTAGAAACCAACTTCCTTGGGAAAACTGATTCCGAATTCTTAGTAGATTTATCCAACAGAACACATATAGAAAATTCAACCTTAAGAGACTTACGAATCTATTTTAGAAAAACCAAATATGATGAAAACCATACGGTACTCGACAAACAATCGGGGCGGTCTATTTGGGAAAAAATCAAAAAGGAATTCGAAATATAA
- a CDS encoding DUF58 domain-containing protein encodes MLLPELKRLLQVLQWETKKKFSSTKQGLLTMSERGRGLDFKEVRNYHYGDDMRYIDWNVTSRTGELYTKEYYEERDASIIIFYDTSISLSGSKRTTAFQISLFLSLFHIKMGNRVLLVPFSDHQLSPSKWIRTESEILLAFSKLAKQTLSEGTNYSNAYQFAFKLYPKYAVSYWISDFNDFSSYIKTNKLPKIWESVGIWVQDEIDTLKFPFWLRLFQKISEENPNIRSNETMYNDDLKAAKSFFGVQFVQIDPNTKLSNQILPLFRIKRNG; translated from the coding sequence ATGTTATTGCCAGAGTTAAAACGACTCCTTCAAGTTTTACAATGGGAAACTAAGAAAAAATTTTCATCCACCAAACAAGGCCTTCTTACTATGTCTGAACGGGGAAGGGGCCTTGACTTTAAAGAAGTAAGAAATTATCATTACGGCGATGATATGCGCTATATTGATTGGAACGTTACATCTCGCACAGGAGAACTTTATACAAAAGAATATTACGAGGAACGAGATGCCTCTATTATTATCTTTTATGATACAAGCATTTCTCTTAGCGGCTCGAAAAGAACTACTGCTTTTCAAATTTCCCTTTTTTTATCTTTATTCCATATCAAAATGGGGAATCGAGTGTTACTCGTTCCATTTTCTGATCACCAATTGTCACCAAGCAAATGGATTCGCACAGAATCCGAAATTTTGCTGGCATTTTCAAAACTCGCAAAACAAACATTAAGCGAAGGTACCAACTACTCGAATGCTTACCAATTCGCCTTCAAACTTTATCCAAAATATGCAGTATCTTATTGGATTTCTGATTTTAATGATTTTTCTAGTTATATAAAAACAAATAAACTACCAAAAATCTGGGAATCCGTAGGAATTTGGGTTCAAGATGAGATAGATACTTTAAAATTTCCTTTCTGGCTTCGATTGTTCCAAAAAATTTCAGAAGAGAACCCAAACATTCGTAGCAACGAAACAATGTATAATGATGATCTAAAAGCAGCCAAATCATTTTTCGGAGTACAATTTGTACAAATAGACCCCAATACAAAACTTTCCAATCAAATCCTTCCTCTATTTAGAATCAAACGCAATGGCTAA
- a CDS encoding AAA family ATPase yields the protein MQIDKEQITEISDQVKLLRSELSESISGMDNVIQSLFVGLVAGGHVLLEGMPGLAKTLVAKNLAAILDAKFSRVQFTPDLLPADLTGTNIFNPKTSSFEIRKGPIFTNILLADEINRAPAKVQSALLQCMEERQVSIADETFDLEPPFFVIATQNPIDQEGTYPLPEAQLDRFLFKVAVTYPSFEDEVAILHQHGNLDFSRKKAKKVIKPKEIHKISEISNKVFVEPKLQNYIVNLTRNTRPETTSDNELKNFIQHGVSPRASLAMLKVSRINALLEGRDFVIPEDIQRFFSEIVKHRLHLSIEAISEDISTDSIIKRILSVTEVP from the coding sequence ATGCAAATAGACAAAGAACAAATCACAGAAATCTCCGACCAAGTAAAATTACTTCGGTCGGAACTATCAGAATCCATTTCCGGCATGGACAATGTCATCCAATCCTTGTTTGTAGGTTTGGTCGCCGGAGGACACGTGTTACTCGAAGGAATGCCCGGTCTTGCAAAAACATTAGTGGCAAAAAATTTAGCGGCTATCCTTGATGCTAAATTTTCAAGAGTTCAGTTTACTCCCGACTTATTACCGGCAGACTTAACGGGAACCAATATTTTTAATCCAAAAACTTCATCGTTTGAAATCCGGAAAGGCCCAATATTCACAAATATTTTGTTAGCTGACGAAATCAATAGAGCTCCGGCAAAAGTACAATCGGCTTTATTACAATGTATGGAAGAAAGACAAGTTTCAATCGCTGATGAAACCTTCGATCTAGAACCTCCATTTTTTGTCATTGCAACACAAAACCCAATTGACCAAGAGGGAACCTATCCACTTCCAGAGGCACAACTTGACCGTTTTTTATTTAAGGTAGCTGTTACTTATCCTTCCTTTGAAGATGAAGTGGCCATCTTACACCAACATGGAAATTTAGATTTTTCCAGAAAGAAGGCTAAAAAAGTAATCAAACCAAAGGAAATCCACAAGATCTCCGAAATCTCAAACAAAGTTTTTGTGGAGCCTAAACTACAAAACTATATTGTCAACTTAACAAGAAATACAAGGCCCGAAACGACAAGTGATAATGAATTAAAAAATTTCATTCAACATGGAGTGAGCCCACGGGCTAGTCTTGCTATGCTTAAAGTAAGTAGGATCAACGCCCTCTTAGAAGGAAGAGATTTTGTAATCCCTGAAGATATCCAACGTTTTTTCTCAGAAATCGTAAAACATAGACTTCACTTATCGATTGAAGCAATTAGCGAGGATATCAGCACCGATTCTATCATCAAACGAATCCTATCTGTTACGGAAGTCCCATAG
- a CDS encoding LIC20035 family adhesin: protein MKNKLLYLIILTLTIQCSGGSIKDGSGDQEFELKYSKGKWIRTERFKNSGGIRAVGEVKAECGGAKCTEDQVAKFAAPKIKSLPKHGSWEEYIQFEQPGSTAENPKYKSTLDQVGEYNDGKKVGLWKKPDPENPQKFIVETPWVDGKKEGIAKTFDKQGIVTSETSYADDKKNGPYYRKNNKGEWVEKGSFKDNEEDGEWIYYFVGADGNGIKTKVSFSNGLKNGQEINYYKDGVVESQGSYSSDIRSGLWKMFGSKGNLLAEGNYSKKENSENLDIKYERTGTWKEYYADGKIFGTGPRKHTRTGEWKFYYKNGQIGYQGNMANESMLESAKVYDNTGKILGEGKMFFSLVKIDEETQDLKLNYKPSIPYTYFYPSGKKRMVIRSTEDATEYSEDGRELGKGPVEPQGRKMGCWTIGGKTEYYMIDKPMPKMTPSQCK, encoded by the coding sequence ATGAAAAACAAACTTCTCTACTTAATCATTTTAACACTGACAATTCAATGTTCAGGTGGCTCCATAAAAGACGGGTCAGGCGATCAGGAATTTGAACTGAAGTATTCTAAAGGGAAATGGATCCGCACGGAACGTTTCAAAAACTCAGGCGGAATTCGTGCAGTGGGAGAAGTAAAAGCAGAATGTGGCGGGGCCAAATGTACAGAAGACCAAGTTGCTAAGTTTGCAGCTCCAAAAATTAAATCTCTACCCAAACATGGTTCTTGGGAAGAATACATTCAATTCGAACAACCAGGTTCCACGGCTGAAAATCCAAAATACAAATCTACTCTTGACCAAGTAGGGGAATATAATGACGGTAAAAAAGTTGGACTCTGGAAAAAACCAGACCCTGAAAACCCACAAAAATTCATTGTCGAAACTCCTTGGGTTGATGGGAAAAAAGAAGGAATCGCAAAAACTTTCGACAAACAAGGAATCGTAACTTCAGAAACAAGTTATGCGGATGATAAAAAAAATGGCCCCTACTACCGAAAGAATAACAAAGGTGAGTGGGTAGAAAAGGGATCTTTTAAAGATAACGAAGAAGACGGAGAGTGGATCTATTATTTCGTAGGTGCTGATGGAAATGGAATCAAAACCAAAGTCTCTTTCAGTAATGGATTAAAAAACGGCCAAGAAATTAACTATTACAAAGACGGAGTCGTTGAATCACAAGGTTCATATTCCTCTGACATTCGCAGCGGGTTATGGAAAATGTTTGGGTCTAAAGGAAATTTACTAGCAGAAGGGAACTATTCTAAAAAAGAAAATTCCGAAAACCTAGATATTAAGTATGAAAGAACAGGAACCTGGAAAGAATATTATGCCGACGGAAAAATTTTTGGAACAGGGCCAAGAAAACATACAAGAACCGGCGAATGGAAGTTTTACTATAAAAACGGACAAATTGGATACCAAGGCAATATGGCTAACGAAAGTATGTTAGAATCTGCTAAAGTGTATGACAATACTGGCAAAATCCTTGGCGAAGGCAAAATGTTCTTTTCTCTTGTAAAAATTGATGAAGAAACACAAGATTTAAAATTAAACTACAAACCGAGCATTCCTTATACATACTTTTATCCTTCTGGTAAAAAAAGAATGGTGATTCGTTCCACAGAAGATGCTACTGAATACTCAGAAGATGGTAGAGAGTTAGGAAAAGGACCTGTAGAACCTCAAGGTAGAAAAATGGGATGTTGGACCATTGGAGGCAAAACAGAATACTATATGATCGATAAACCAATGCCAAAAATGACTCCATCACAATGCAAATAG
- a CDS encoding PaaI family thioesterase has product MNQPIENPSKHGYEIHHDTCFGCGKENPLGLVADFTFHDETGEVNFTYSFKRMYNGAPGFVHGGILSTVLDEAMGGLCFHLGYIVMTDTMSFKFHKATPVEKELQIRAWPIKKAKRKVLLECELTSLDKEILYVKGEGAFHILPPRFFSDKLTGGKIAIANELLSVNKLKRAHLFDRIET; this is encoded by the coding sequence ATGAACCAACCTATAGAAAATCCTTCTAAACATGGTTACGAAATCCATCACGATACTTGTTTCGGCTGTGGGAAAGAAAATCCACTCGGACTCGTTGCAGATTTTACTTTTCATGATGAAACAGGTGAGGTTAACTTTACTTATAGTTTTAAAAGAATGTACAACGGAGCTCCAGGATTTGTTCACGGAGGGATTCTCTCCACTGTTTTGGATGAAGCTATGGGCGGTTTATGTTTTCACCTAGGTTATATAGTAATGACCGACACTATGAGTTTCAAATTCCATAAGGCAACCCCAGTTGAAAAAGAGCTGCAGATTCGCGCATGGCCAATCAAAAAAGCAAAACGCAAAGTATTACTTGAATGTGAACTCACATCTCTAGATAAAGAAATTTTATATGTTAAAGGAGAGGGTGCCTTCCATATCCTTCCTCCTCGTTTTTTCTCCGATAAATTGACCGGAGGAAAAATAGCGATTGCGAATGAATTGCTATCGGTAAATAAATTGAAACGCGCACATCTCTTCGACAGGATAGAAACATGA
- a CDS encoding alpha/beta fold hydrolase codes for MLPISVRTKFHSIEGVEWGNPQGTPILAFHGWLDNANSFAPIAKYFPEYRFISMDFPGHGKSSHKPENTVYYFAEYALEIVSIAQALGLENFILMAHSMGAAISTLVAGTNLLKIKKLVLIESLGPLTNLSESAPEILTEAIKQVLHPRGKKETYFPNMESAVAIRMRAGDMKLESAEILMERGIEKTPKGLKPRRDLRLHYNSFFRYTEEQIESFCNRIDCPTLLILGDKSSFPIAEKYENRINAVNNLKKVTLDGGHHLHMDSPKEVASVILEFLEN; via the coding sequence ATGTTACCGATTTCTGTTCGCACAAAATTCCACTCGATTGAGGGAGTAGAGTGGGGGAATCCACAAGGAACACCAATCCTTGCCTTCCATGGTTGGTTGGATAATGCCAATAGTTTTGCACCTATCGCCAAATATTTTCCAGAGTACAGATTTATATCAATGGATTTCCCAGGCCATGGAAAATCGAGTCACAAACCAGAAAATACCGTTTATTATTTTGCAGAGTATGCATTGGAAATTGTTTCCATCGCTCAGGCTTTAGGACTAGAAAATTTTATTCTTATGGCACACTCAATGGGTGCCGCAATATCAACGTTAGTTGCAGGAACCAATCTTTTAAAAATCAAAAAACTTGTTCTTATTGAATCACTTGGACCTCTCACAAATTTATCCGAATCTGCGCCAGAAATTTTAACTGAGGCAATCAAACAAGTTCTGCACCCAAGGGGCAAAAAAGAAACGTATTTTCCAAATATGGAATCAGCGGTTGCCATTAGGATGCGAGCAGGTGACATGAAGTTAGAATCAGCAGAAATCCTAATGGAACGTGGGATTGAAAAAACTCCAAAAGGATTAAAACCCAGAAGAGACTTAAGACTTCACTACAATTCATTTTTTCGATACACAGAAGAACAAATAGAATCTTTTTGTAATCGGATCGATTGCCCAACATTACTCATATTAGGTGACAAATCAAGCTTCCCCATTGCCGAAAAATACGAAAACAGAATCAATGCAGTAAACAACCTAAAAAAAGTTACCCTAGATGGAGGACACCACTTACATATGGATTCTCCCAAAGAAGTAGCTTCTGTCATTTTAGAATTTTTAGAAAATTAA
- a CDS encoding NAD(P)/FAD-dependent oxidoreductase, producing the protein MTQIKKKVLIVGAGFGGLQVIKTLANHKSFEITVVDKKNHHLFQPLLYQVATAVLSPADIAIPSRSITTKYKNVKILLGDVTEIDFKNRQVKFQNNTETYDYLILATGARTSFFGNHSWKEKTLGLKNLKDALAIRRRILLSFEQAELIGNYEKAKSFMHYVIIGGGPTGVELAGSIAELSHNIIRKDFRNIDSGMTKVTLIEAGPRLLTAFSEKSSTFTKEKLESRGVEVLTNSPVLDITDSGVVLKDRTIESKTVIWAAGVEGSELAKNIPINKDKANRIIVDEFCRTIEYPEVFVIGDAANYSKGLSRPLPGVSPVAMQQGRYVAKIIDSIEKKKTLSPFHYFDKGNMATIGRTDAVAEFGKFRLKGILGWLGWLFIHLVYQVGFKNKVSTLLSWVWSYLTFRAGSRLIQEEMDELSIRP; encoded by the coding sequence ATGACCCAAATAAAGAAAAAAGTATTAATTGTTGGAGCCGGTTTTGGTGGGTTACAAGTAATCAAAACTCTGGCTAACCATAAATCCTTTGAAATTACTGTAGTTGATAAAAAAAATCACCATCTTTTCCAACCTCTATTATACCAAGTTGCTACCGCTGTGTTATCACCTGCAGACATTGCGATTCCCTCTAGGTCTATCACAACCAAATACAAAAACGTAAAAATTTTACTCGGTGATGTCACTGAAATAGATTTCAAAAATCGACAAGTAAAGTTTCAAAATAATACAGAAACCTATGATTACTTAATCCTCGCAACAGGTGCACGCACTAGTTTTTTTGGAAATCACTCTTGGAAAGAAAAAACCTTAGGTTTAAAAAATCTAAAGGACGCACTTGCTATCAGAAGGAGAATCCTTCTTTCTTTCGAACAAGCGGAACTCATTGGTAACTACGAAAAAGCCAAAAGTTTTATGCACTATGTGATTATCGGCGGAGGACCAACTGGGGTAGAACTCGCAGGTTCCATCGCAGAACTTTCCCATAATATTATCAGAAAAGATTTTAGAAATATAGACTCTGGAATGACAAAGGTGACTCTGATCGAAGCTGGTCCAAGACTACTCACTGCGTTCAGCGAAAAATCAAGTACCTTTACTAAAGAAAAATTAGAGAGTAGGGGAGTGGAAGTTCTCACAAATTCCCCAGTTTTAGATATTACAGACTCTGGTGTCGTATTAAAAGACAGAACCATAGAATCAAAAACAGTAATATGGGCTGCCGGAGTGGAGGGATCAGAATTAGCAAAAAATATACCAATTAACAAGGACAAGGCGAATCGAATCATAGTAGATGAATTTTGTAGGACAATTGAATATCCAGAAGTATTTGTGATTGGAGATGCAGCAAACTATAGCAAAGGTCTCAGTAGACCACTACCAGGAGTTTCTCCTGTGGCTATGCAACAAGGTAGATATGTTGCCAAAATCATCGATTCCATCGAAAAGAAAAAAACACTATCTCCATTTCACTATTTTGATAAAGGGAATATGGCAACCATAGGTAGAACTGACGCGGTTGCAGAGTTTGGTAAATTTCGACTAAAAGGAATTTTAGGATGGCTTGGTTGGCTTTTTATACATCTTGTGTATCAAGTTGGATTCAAAAATAAAGTAAGTACACTTCTCAGTTGGGTATGGAGTTATTTGACTTTCAGGGCAGGATCTAGGCTCATTCAAGAAGAGATGGATGAACTTTCAATTAGACCTTAA
- a CDS encoding low molecular weight protein-tyrosine-phosphatase — MKEKTKVLFICLGNICRSPAAEGALKNLVHQKKLTHSFEIDSCGTSGYHDGDLPDPRTRKAAEKRGIHLTHKSRKLTTNDLNYFDYLLVMDENNFKDVMSLTRDTKIQEKIFLFGQFRSDKGEPIVPDPYYKTEPAFDKVQDLVEDCSRGFLNFLGV, encoded by the coding sequence ATGAAAGAAAAAACAAAAGTTCTATTTATCTGCCTGGGAAACATTTGCCGTTCACCCGCTGCCGAAGGTGCATTAAAAAATTTAGTCCATCAAAAAAAATTAACCCATTCATTTGAAATCGACTCTTGCGGGACTTCAGGATATCATGATGGTGATTTACCTGATCCAAGAACTAGAAAAGCAGCAGAAAAAAGAGGAATCCATTTAACCCACAAATCAAGAAAACTTACTACAAACGATCTAAATTATTTTGATTATTTATTAGTTATGGATGAGAACAATTTCAAAGATGTAATGAGTCTAACAAGAGACACAAAAATTCAGGAAAAAATATTTCTCTTTGGCCAATTTCGGAGCGATAAAGGAGAACCAATTGTCCCAGATCCGTATTACAAAACCGAACCGGCATTTGATAAAGTTCAGGATCTTGTAGAGGACTGTTCCCGTGGTTTTCTAAATTTTTTAGGAGTATAA
- a CDS encoding M48 family metallopeptidase, which produces MVDFEIERKTTKGRNISLVVYQNGKVVLKHPARIPQKQLEEFIAEKKGWVLSKLKSLPKDIPQKLKFQEGEKTHIFGETKTFLISSNQKFGLEGNTLKIPKTKSEQANVRKGKLILKEILLEKIKPIIESTSTALNTKVTKLSIKPMRSLWGSCNSKNQISLNLSLVHCPETIIEYIVLHEIAHTIEHNHSNRFWKIVESQNPNYKFAEKWLKEVGKKYIYYLN; this is translated from the coding sequence ATGGTAGATTTTGAAATAGAAAGAAAAACTACAAAAGGAAGAAACATTTCTCTTGTAGTTTACCAAAACGGAAAAGTAGTCTTAAAACATCCTGCCCGAATTCCCCAAAAACAACTGGAAGAATTTATAGCCGAAAAAAAAGGTTGGGTTCTTTCAAAACTAAAAAGTCTCCCAAAAGATATCCCACAAAAACTAAAATTCCAAGAAGGAGAAAAAACTCATATCTTTGGAGAAACGAAAACTTTCCTTATCAGTTCAAATCAAAAATTTGGCCTAGAAGGTAATACCTTAAAAATCCCCAAAACAAAAAGCGAACAAGCTAACGTCCGAAAAGGAAAACTCATCTTAAAAGAAATTCTTTTAGAAAAAATAAAACCTATTATTGAATCTACGTCCACTGCCTTAAATACAAAAGTTACGAAGTTATCAATCAAACCAATGCGTTCACTCTGGGGAAGTTGTAATTCAAAAAATCAAATATCCTTGAACTTAAGTTTAGTTCATTGTCCGGAAACAATCATTGAATATATTGTCCTACATGAAATTGCACATACCATTGAACACAATCATTCAAATAGGTTCTGGAAAATTGTTGAGTCACAAAATCCCAACTACAAATTTGCAGAGAAGTGGTTAAAAGAAGTCGGGAAAAAATACATCTATTACCTTAATTAA